A single genomic interval of Sceloporus undulatus isolate JIND9_A2432 ecotype Alabama chromosome 2, SceUnd_v1.1, whole genome shotgun sequence harbors:
- the LRRC70 gene encoding leucine-rich repeat-containing protein 70 has translation MTGRVKALEMCQLHHLGLFRHILKCLLLLLIQKDILCCPSVCQQCKGRQADCHNSGLSSIPSNFPQNTVFLYLSGNNISHINPNELIGLHELAVLRLDNCGILYVCPKAFAEFKKLWFLHLNNNQIRHLFHGTFEGLSNLHSLYLHNNEIAFVPRGLFSDLTSVQYLMLQTNRLSILDSDTFFGMISLQVLNLANNNISQISHTAFHHLDNLLCLFLGGNNLTQVPSNAFLALRNLKKLSLSLNPIGSVPPFAFKGLDKLEFLSLKSANIKIINANGFSGLKNLKKLILSNNNLENITSKTFATLENLMFLHLDRNKIINIAESTFQKIGSSLKILNLAFNNLTFLQAETLKPLISLTHLQANYNPWNCSCRLLGLIKWLASSSISLKVRCEYPSNLRGRHLNYAKWGLFTTCFSTTTRPDRVNNTKPVGIHHIATTLLMAWHKAPTNKKAYEHLNVDTNATVPLWTELPTTAVSQELYEEYSSGKLGQAASVLTAQIPAQKIRVNLTIEENSASPPEAVSISFKTSLICTEEVKKLNHAFDILLTFFILACAVIIFLMYKIILFRQKLKVQKNPDSGIEYYSFYQAGSYTITDPIQPVPPNLLGSQELGHAQLSKPAALESQAQVILFEHSLL, from the coding sequence ATGACTGGGAGAGTCAAAGCCTTGGAAATGTGTCAGCTTCACCACCTTGGGTTATTTCGACATATTCTTAAGTGTCTTCTTCTGTTGCTGATCCAGAAGGATATACTGTGCTGTCCCTCTGTTTGCCAGCAGTGTAAAGGCAGACAAGCTGACTGCCATAATTCAGGCCTTTCATCTATTCCAAGCAATTTCccacaaaatactgtatttttatatttaagtGGGAATAATATATCACACATAAATCCAAATGAATTGATAGGCCTCCATGAACTTGCTGTGCTGCGCTTGGATAATTGTGGCATTTTATATGTGTGCCCAAAGGCATTTGCTGAATTTAAGAAATTGTGGTTTCTACATCTGAATAATAATCAAATAAGACACTTGTTTCATGGAACGTTTGAAGGACTTTCAAATCTTCATTCTTTGTACCTGCACAATAATGAAATCGCTTTTGTTCCTAGAGGATTATTTAGTGATCTTACTTCAGTTCAATATCTCATGCTTCAAACCAATCGTCTCAGCATCCTTGATAGTGACACTTTTTTTGGAATGATTAGTCTTCAGGTTCTTAACCTAgccaacaacaacatttcacagatatcaCACACCGCATTTCATCACCTTGACAACTTGCTATGTTTGTTCCTTGGGGGTAACAATTTAACACAAGTGCCATCAAATGCATTTTTAGCATTGAGAAATCTTAAAAAACTTTCATTGTCACTTAACCCTATTGGATCAGTACCTCCCTTTGCATTTAAAGGACTTGACAAGCTTGAATTTCTGTCCTTAAAAAGTGCAAACATAAAAATTATCAATGCAAATGGTTTTTCTGGGCTAAAGAatcttaaaaaattaattttgagcAATAATAATTTAGAAAATATTACTTCTAAAACCTTTGCAACGTTGGAGAACCTAATGTTTTTGCATCTTGATAGAAACAAAATAATCAATATTGCAGAGAGTACATTTCAAAAAATAGGATCTTCTTTGAAGATACTGAATCTAGCATTCAATAATCTTACATTCTTGCAGGCTGAAACACTTAAGCCTTTGATATCTTTAACTCACTTACAGGCAAATTACAATCCATGGAATTGTAGCTGCAGACTGCTTGGACTAATTAAGTGGCTAGCATCTTCTTCCATCTCTCTAAAAGTTCGTTGTGAATATCCTTCCAATTTGCGTGGAAGACACTTGAATTATGCCAAATGGGGTTTGTTTACAACCTGTTTCAGCACTACCACAAGGCCTGATAGAGTCAACAATACTAAGCCAGTAGGAATTCACCATATTGCCACTACTTTATTGATGGCATGGCATAAAGCCCCCACAAACAAGAAAGCTTATGAACATTTGAATGTGGACACAAATGCCACAGTGCCTTTATGGACGGAGTTACCTACTACGGCTGTTAGTCAGGAGCTTTATGAAGAATATTCCAGTGGGAAGCTAGGACAGGCAGCTTCCGTGCTTACAGCGCAGATACCAGCACAGAAAATACGTGTTAACTTGACCATAGAAGAAAACAGTGCATCTCCTCCAGAAGCTGTTTCTATATCCTTTAAAACATCTTTAATCTGTACAGAAGAAGTAAAGAAACTAAATCATGCTTTTGACATTTTATTAACtttctttattttagcctgtGCTGTGATTATCTTTTTGATGTACAAAATCATTCTGTTTAGACAGAAGCTCAAAGTACAAAAGAACCCTGACAGTGGAATAGAATACTACAGTTTTTATCAAGCTGGTAGCTACACCATAACTGATCCAATTCAACCAGTACCCCCAAATCTACTTGGAAGTCAAGAGTTGGGACATGCTCAGCTTTCTAAACCAGCAGCACTTGAAAGTCAAGCACAGGTCATCTTATTTGAACATTCTTTATTATAA